The Stigmatella ashevillena genomic sequence CGGTCGGGCAACTTCGGATCCACTTGCCCCGTCTTCGCAACCTTCTGAAGCCGGGCGATGCTGGCCAGCACGTTCTGAGCCTGCTTGCGGTAGAGCGGCACGACCTCGACTGCGAGCACCTTCTCGATCTGTTCGCGTGCTCCTTCCAGATCCCCGACATCTTCCAGGCGAGAGACGCGGTTCCCGGCGACCGTCAACCGCCATGACCCATCTCGGATGCGCCGTCTGATCTTCCGGAGCAGCACCATGGCCGTGCGTGGGCGACCGAGGGCGTTCACTGCGTCTTGGGCAGGGATTGCTACTTCGCGCGCAGAACGCCGCAACAGGGCTCGCACGCCGTCCGTGAGTTCAAGTGGCTCGCCCTTCTCCAACACTCGCTGTGCCAGTTTCCGGAGGGGGTCCCAGTCAACCTTGCCGCTCATAGGTGCGACCTCTGGTTCAGTTTCCGTGGATCTGGGCACATTTGATGTGGCCACTCGTGCTGGCCCTCACA encodes the following:
- a CDS encoding DUSAM domain-containing protein codes for the protein MSGKVDWDPLRKLAQRVLEKGEPLELTDGVRALLRRSAREVAIPAQDAVNALGRPRTAMVLLRKIRRRIRDGSWRLTVAGNRVSRLEDVGDLEGAREQIEKVLAVEVVPLYRKQAQNVLASIARLQKVAKTGQVDPKLPDRPQLSVLVQRLDQGKPLKLTEGMHSFLRRAAAEVAISKAETEEALASPKSAGALLRKIEERRRKGRKRLTRALARMMALRDAGDLDGARQQMRDLLAVEVVPVYRRAAEENLAGLDEPPPAP